TTCATCAATGCGGCTTCGATGACCGTTGTTCCTCTTCCTGCAAACGGGTCATAAACAATATCGCCCGGCTTCGTGAAACGCTGAATAAAGAAACGCGGGAGTTGCGGTTTGAAACATGCGCGATACGAAATTTCGTGCAATGAATGCGCTTGCCGTTGTTTCGAAGTCCAGAACTCATTGATAAAAACGGGAATCGTTAACTTGCCAAGGGATAATTGTTCTTCACGCATTTTTTTATTTTCCGAAAACAAACTTTCGCCGGTATAACAAGAAAATTCTTTCAGATGTGTTTTAAAATCATTGTTTGGGAACATCAACGTATATTGTAATAATCACTGATTCAATAATTCTTCCACATATCTCGCAATTGCGGGCGATGCAGTGAGTCCTGGCGATTCAATGCCTATAAGATTAATAAAACCATTGAATCCTTTTTCTTTTTCGTTCACGATAATAAAATCTTTCATCGCATCTCCTTTCTTTTGCAACTTCGGACGAATGCCGCTCATATCGGGAGATAAATCTTCTACAGTAATCGAAGGAAACATTCGTTGAATTGCGGATGCAAATGCATAACGTTTATTTTCATCAACGGAATAATTTATTTTTTTTTCTTCAAGAAATTCAACATCGGGACCGAATTTTAGATTTCCTCCCAAATCAAGAACTGCGTGAACCCCAAGACTTTCATTGTTGGGAATAGGATATACTAAACGCGAAAGGATTTTCGCTTTATGCGGAACAACGGAAAAATATGAACCTTTACAAAACGCCTGTCGGTATTGTTCCTTATCAATATCCATTCCCGCAAGCGATGCGATGTCATCAGAAAATAATCCGGCTGCATTGATAATTTTTTCTGAAGTAACCTCTGAGTGCAAATTTTTTTCACGAAGAATAATTGAATAACCGTTCGACTTAGGTGAAATTTCAGTAACGCAACAATTATGTTTAACTATTGTGCCGTTATTTTTTGCCGTGTGAAAAAAATAATCCATCAAGCCGTGCGCACTGATAATTCCCGTTGTCGGCGAAAAGATGGAAGCAACAGCGTTGACATTTGGTTCAAGTTTTTTGGTTGATTCTTTATCGAGCAGACGTAATTCAATACCGTTTGCAATACCGTTTTGAAAAATATTTTCCAGCGAGGGAATTTCGTTTTCTGAATTG
This genomic stretch from Ignavibacteria bacterium harbors:
- a CDS encoding NAD(P)/FAD-dependent oxidoreductase, with amino-acid sequence MHDFEITIIGAGVIGLAIAARVSRNCSRILVVEKNEKYGMETSSRNSEVIHAGIYYPHNSLKARFCVEGNNELYSLGYAHNIPFRKISKIIVANSENEIPSLENIFQNGIANGIELRLLDKESTKKLEPNVNAVASIFSPTTGIISAHGLMDYFFHTAKNNGTIVKHNCCVTEISPKSNGYSIILREKNLHSEVTSEKIINAAGLFSDDIASLAGMDIDKEQYRQAFCKGSYFSVVPHKAKILSRLVYPIPNNESLGVHAVLDLGGNLKFGPDVEFLEEKKINYSVDENKRYAFASAIQRMFPSITVEDLSPDMSGIRPKLQKKGDAMKDFIIVNEKEKGFNGFINLIGIESPGLTASPAIARYVEELLNQ